AAGGTTGTTTATATACAAATACTATTGTTTCAAAACAGTTTGTAAATATTGAGTCTTTTGAAATGGTAAAAAAATTTTATCACGAAGTAAGACAACAATTAGAAAAAAACCTAGAACAAGCTATTAAGCTTGGTGAGTTTAAAGGCAATGCTTATGCTATGTCTTTGACCCTAATGACTATTCTTCAAGGTTTGAGTATCTATGGTAAATTGAATACATCAAAAGAAGACAGCGACGCTATAATAAAAAATATACTTGAGATGATCAGGTAATTTTTTTAAATAGTTATAGAACAGTCATTCTTTAATAATGATTATAAAAAAAGGAATAAAATGGAAAAGTATACAGTAGTAATAGAAGGTACATTTAATGACAATAAAATGCAATCAGAAGAATTTGCACAGTATTCAAAACGTTCAAGTGAAATTATCAAATCACATGGTGGGAGCGTTAATAATAAATTTATGATAGACGAAAATTTAGTTGAAGGGGATACACCTCATTTTATTATTCTGCTTGACTTCCCATCAAAAGATGCTGCAAAAAAAGCTTTTATGAGTGAAGAGTATTTATCTATTATCTATTTAAGAGATATTATATTTAAAGATGTGAAAATCTTATTGCCAAAATAGTTTTTAAGTCCAAACTTAAGAGTAAATACTTAAAAAAGAAAATAAATAAAAACATTACAATAAGTTCTAATAAAAAAACTCCTTGGGCAAAGATCCAAGGAGTCAAAACTTTAATCGCTTATACTTCTTCACTTATATGTCTAGAACTACCTGATACATTAATAGAACTGTTTGATACTTCTGAAAAACTAACAAAAAGTTGAGAAGGTTGTTTCATGTCAAAACCTTGTAAAATTTCAATCTTTCCTGATTTTTTAAAGCCTGTATCTCTTAAATATTCACCCAAAGCAATAGCTGCTGAACCTGTAGCTGGATCTTCAACTACTCCCCCATAAGCAAAAGCATTTCTTGAATGATAGAGATTTTCATTT
This Campylobacteraceae bacterium DNA region includes the following protein-coding sequences:
- a CDS encoding DUF1330 domain-containing protein translates to MEKYTVVIEGTFNDNKMQSEEFAQYSKRSSEIIKSHGGSVNNKFMIDENLVEGDTPHFIILLDFPSKDAAKKAFMSEEYLSIIYLRDIIFKDVKILLPK